The DNA window GGGAGAAagccagaaaagaaaataaatggagcCAGCACATCTAAGGACAGTAAAACTGCAATgtgaaaattcaatttaaaaaatatgtgttagCCACATTTTCAGGGCCTGCTGTTAAATTCTATCCTCCAATGTGCTCCTCTCTCATTGGTATAATTGCAGGTGCCAATTCCATTTGTGGCTCTGACCTTCCTTTTATAACTCCTCCTAGTttacagactgaaaaaaaatggtgcagccgCATGTAACagatctgaaaaaagaaaatataaagaggGAAATACAGTATAATAAGAAACAATGATTTGATTGGATGATGAATGAAGCCATGAAGCCTCACTTGTCATATTATCTCAGAGTGgaaatttttttctcttctaatgAATCTAGAACTGCCATGAGATTTCGATACTTTCTGTGTAAGAAACTCCCCAgtatatataccagtatatagtTTTCTCAGATTTTTCTTATCAGGATAGGAAGCTTCATTGAGCCTAGTAAATAAGATACAATTATATTGACTTTAACTAACCAATTACGTATAAAGAAAAATGCTGATTTCTaattctttgctaagtgaatcttcaccttattcactaagctaagtgaattatcccttgtagGGTGAAttttcaccttggtaagtgaacatcttaaattactttagtaaatcaccctcaCTGTGCAAGTATAAGCACTTCGAAAAATTGGGGGTTTACACATTTAAGGATTGTTAAGTATGTGTTCATATTACATTGTTCTGGTAAATGTAGAATTGGTTGTAACAGCCTTGGGACTCTAAACTAATCACAGGacctgattttattttgtatttattcttgaGGTAATACCAAGCAGTgtttctctgttttctttctttttggcggtctgttagggtgacattctttccaataggGAGCAAAGTAAGAGCtgtgaataattttattatgGTAGGGATCCCCTGTAGACCTataagttattttaaggggttacTCCATGTTGgataggttgagaaacactggtatagacaaTGGAATATGTTTACCCTGTTTGTGTTTGGGGTATCAGCTCACCCTTTTCTGACACACTTGCCTGATGTAGGATTTCTACACTACGTTAACATTTTTCgtataaaatgcatgtatttagtatttattgCATGTATTCACTACATGTTAGTGTGTTACCATTTATTATAAATGGTGCTCAAACTTACAAACACCACACTACCATGCCACGTATGCCAAAAAGCATCAAGTGCCACTTATTAGTGCTGGGTTGCAGTAGCATTCCATTTGTAATGTGATATTGAAATGAATGGGCACCTAAAGCATAAAGCATACCTAAGCtcacaagcttttttttaaaaaaaagggtgcagcaccgccccctaattctcaatcacctaggcagtcgagaataaatgggagcgcaaagcctcccaggatacctatctCACGCCGCCCAGGAGGCTCTTGGAAGCATCTGGGGCATGCtgagaaggagccttttcgtgaaaaaggaaaaaaatagccgatttcaagcatgcgcagtgatcagcaattttttctaaGTACTTTCTAAGTTGTCATACGTTTCACTGTCATTCCCCAGAATTTCCTAAAACATATatagacaataataaaaacttatggtcaaaaataaatatatgaatatgtgtCTAATCCCAGAAAACACATTTGCTTAATACTAATTATTGATTAATGTTTTGCTTAATCCATACATCTCTCTTTGGCATTAAAGAGGTAGCTTTACTTTTGTATGTTTcggatttatattattttttgtgtttatatgtatatatattctttgtattcGGTATGAGGTACAAAGTATCTAAGGTCTCAAATGCAGCTTCTTGGTTCACCAAAGGCATATAATATTCATTATATGTAATTCTACAGAAAACTGTCATACACCTGAGACTAACTAGAAGTaatggtctgtattacaggagaGTTGAAGACAAGTCGTATTGTAGGAGACAGTCAGGGACTGAGAATAAGATACATTGGACTGCCAGAGAGTTATACATATTACCTTTCCTGGAGTTATGCACTGTACAGAAGGGCATCAAAATCAAGTTTTTAtcattactaataaatattagaagcaatatatttacaaaattatatttaaaatattacatgttCTTAGGGTAGCAAGTCCCAACACTAATGGTTGCAAGAGCATTTCAGCTTTGTAAATCCATACAGATATTATATTCTTTCATCAACACAGAGAATCCCTTTATTTGACTCTGCACATTTCAtggaatttattatataattatagagGTAATGCTTTGGCCAAAAAAGTTCCCTTGGAAATTGGAGGCCAATTGGAGTAAGCCAGTATATGGATAACATAATGAAGTGAGACTTTAAGTCTTATCCTCATATGCTGAGGATAAGAGGATACAGTAAAGAGTTGGGCTGTGTGCCAGCAGAGGAAGGTAGGTAATCTCACTGCACTATTAGCTACAATGAAGTCATATCACCACCACAGGTGATATCTATTTGAATAAATGATATGCACCTTTATGTCGTTGACCTGCATATAGGATTTGGCCAGCAAAATTGATTCCTCGTTTCCTCCTGCAGATGGTATGTGTGTCACCACTCATGGCATGGAAAGCTCTGGCACAGTCACAAAACAGGTCTCTAAAGAGTACATCATCTGCACAATGGTGTCAGGAGGATCTCTTAGCAAACAGGTGGAGCGCCAGATCTACGGAGCTTAAAAGATATGCGAGGCTGGCTTCATCGGACAATATGCCATTTGTAGAGATTGTGTTGCTGTGACCCATCTTTACCCCTTTACATTACAGGAGTTGCATTCTTTGCTTTTATGTGTTATTGGGGAGATGCTGATTATTTTTCTTAAAGAGAAATTTAAGACATTGTAGATGGAGGAGACAACAGATTTATTGTTACACAGGTACCAAAGAGGTGACAAACTAATTTTCCTCATTCCTTCCTTCCTAAACCCATCAGTTTCCTTCATTGGATTTcggttctttcaatcatggaggctcagcatcacatgtaggtCATACCAAGGTGGTCTTCCTCCAAAAGAATAACATATAATTCAGTATAAACTGCAATTTTTGTACTTGAAAAAGCCATTAGAATTTCAGTTTATACTTAGGCCGCCAGATGGCGATGTGCCCCATGTGTCCTGCTATCTCTACTGGAGTTTGTACCAGTTTACACGGGGACACCTGCTGCCATCTACTgctggccaacaataatgcacaaaagattgtttAGGAGCATGTGATCCACTATAATTtattcaaaagtttaaaatattttaacctgtaagGTGGGGAAAAAGATGATTAGACTAAGCacatctgatttatttttttatgttaaatgtttttaaaaataaggcACTATAGATGCattaattcatatttattttattggcattgtatttatgtattcatgtatttttttggcttttgtctAGGTAAAAGCAGGTAATTTGAATAATATTTGAGTATTCATGGTAGTCAGCCTATGAACTCCTCCAGACAAATATCCACCCACCAAGGCATTTGATATTTAACTTAACTCTTCCTAATAGATAGCCTACAGCTTGAGTCAGGGTTTAGAAATGTTGAAGCATGGTGCCATGAAGCTATGATGTTTTAGGGAGCTGTTAACCCTGCCAAACTCTCCCATCAGCCATCATCTGTCTGCATTACTTACAGATGCACTAAGACTAATATCCCATTACCAAAAACATTTCAGTAACACGCACCTGATTAACCTAGGCGTAATCTGAATTAGCTTAGATGCCAATGCTGGCCCCAAGCTGGGAAGTTGAGCTCTAGCATTATTGTATTGCTAAGTTCTGACTAAATGCAAGGTAATGATAGCAACAAAAACTCAACTTTCTTTGATTGGCTGCTGGAATGACAGAGATACCTTCTCTCTCATTTTTGTTCACTctaattatgaatattttgtaaaattcaagtcaaaattcaaagaaaaacattttaatgagtcaaatgtcaaaatttaaaaataggtaccgtatttttcggaccataagacgcactttttttaggtcttattttcggggaaacacggtaactcATGTGCAtgatagagtttattttaaaaggcaaggCTCCGCgttctacttgcgttgcctttgtgatctaccggtagattgcgatccacctgttaaGCACCCCTGTTTTAGGCAATCCTACAAGGCTAAAATAGGCATTGTATTAACCAAAAAATTGTCTCTAGCAATGtgggtaataataatagcaattttTCAACACCTGTAGCTTTAGTATATAGACCATTTGTTGGTAAGCTGCTAGTTATTTcttattaaagagaccctgtcaccagaccaatTGATTGAACAACAATCTTCCCATgggttttttgtacatttaaaatattgtatgcatgttatttacctgtaaaatccAAAAGCCAAGCATTGCTGGGTGTTACCATCTTGGGTATGTATTTAGTGACACCAGTAAACTTAAAGCTGTCACTCAAGAGAAACTTTatagcagcctttcccaaccttttaaccATAGGTGAACCCTTGTATAACTTTcagttctcagggaaccccttccaatatttataatatgcccAAATCAGGGTACATGAATGCCTCCTACCCTGTTGGCCATTGGGAGGGATGGCACCGTTATAGATAATAAAATAGATCACTAGTGACAGTAATATTTGAGAGGCACacattgtttattgctcaaggaacccctaaaaacctctggaggaaccctaggtttctATACAACCCTGCACTATAGTGTTCCCCTTTACTCCTTCCCCAGCAACTAGATAAAATGTCATATAGGAAGGTGAGAAGGGGAGCGGCTAGACCGGTACAGAAAGTACTTACATACTCCAAGCAGAAGAGATGGCTAGGATGTACCTAGTCAGTAACAAGTATGATAGCACTGCTCTGCTGGTTTGGTTATGGATGAAAGCAAAGAAGGGACACTTGGAGTAAAGCCCATTGTTCTGTTTGGGTGATGTTTCCTCATTGTCACAGAGTGCAAATAATTCCTTTTGGCTCTTACTACATAACAGACAAGCATCTGTAATGTCCATACAGGAAGTTAGAAGAACTAGAACTAGAAATAAAACCCTGCCCTACACCCTTTCCTTTTTTACTGCAGAGAGAAAATATGGGAAAATGTTTCGACAGCAGTAGGGGAAAACTCCCTAAAAACTCCAGAGAAAGGTTCTGACTCTTTTGCACTCTGTTTAGAACAAAATGAGGAGTTTTAGCTGTTGGACTTCAACTATGATGGCAAACTATATGTCTTACTTTACCCTGAACCTAGCATTTACAGCACCAGCATACTCTAGATTTTTCTCAATACAGGTTCTCTTAATAGTGGTGTAAAAAATTCAGGGGTGGCTGGGAAAAGGAGTCTTTTTGATAagaatgtattctgtatgtgCATCGCTGTGCAATTCATATATCAGTGGGAAAGGTAATACTGCTGTGTAATGAGATTACAGAAACAATTACGGTATCTGATGGTGCAATCTTTCACCTGAATTTTCTGTTTGGCTTGCTCGGCAACTGATGTCTCTAACAAGGTCACTGTGCAACCTCCAAAACCACCGCCTGTCATCCTGCTGCCATACACACCGGGAATCTCCAGGGCTATAGAAACCAGTTCATCCAATTCTGGACAGCTAACTTCATAGTCATACCTaggaaggaaaacaaaattaaagagtCAATATATAAATAACGAGAACCCCAAAATCCTTTCTTTTATTAGCAGTTATAACTGATCCTACTTggacatatatttatttgtataaattaaatCTCTCCTCTTACTGAGTAGGCATTGacactagattaaaaaaaaataccaaaaaaaaaataccagatgctgttaataaacatattacaacctttctaataatattatagaCAGTTCAATTGATAGCATCAAAATGGTAACTCCAGGCTCACTACACAGATGGAGAATGTACATATGAGAATATacatatgtttaatgttttacctgccaaggaTTATCTTAGCTTTGTATAACCAGTAATgtgattttacacacattttacacACAGCATAAGACATACCTGTACAAGTATTCTAAAACAATTTATCAGCTACTGGTTGAGCGTTGTGGTACACTCTGCTAATAGGGAACTAAGTTACCCAGTCACAAAGTCATAAAAAATCACATTGTTGGTCTTACCTCAGTGAGTTGTGGCTCTCCACCATTAACTTGCCAAACAGTTTGTAATCTCCTTTTTCCAAAGCTTGTGCTGCTTTAGCTGTTCGCTCAATCTCTGTGATGACATGACGTGCTCGCCTGTAGCACACTGCATTGAGATTCTCTTTTTTCGCTGTAAAGACATGAAATGTTTAACCATTTTACGTCTTTTGATTACTGTTTCTGCTTGGCCTAAGAACACACTCACCCTCCAATTCTTCAGTAGTGGCATCTCTCAATGACTCCTTATTGAGGGCCCTGGCAGCCTCCTCACATTGCTTCCTGCGTGTTGAGTACTCACTCCCCGTTAGCTCATGCCGGACATTGGAATTAGTAATCAGCACAGACAATTTTGGGTCTGTCAAGGGAAATGGTGTTGCCTCTAAAgacctgaataaataaaaaaaacaaaattaacaaaatgcaATTACTGGTATAAACTACTCACAAGgctcatttatttaattatgatgGTTCGTGTTTGGGTATGGTAACCAACCAGATTTCAGCCGGGCTTTCTAGTGCTAGCATTAAAGAGCTACtgaatatttttagcaaaataaggaaaaatatgcAATTGTGAATAGTATTGTGGATGCATAGAAGGACCCTTGTAATTTTCTAGTATGTGTCCTTTGTTTGGGTTGGATtaacctgataaaaaaaagattgtcgtagttgaattttaataaatcatatgaATTAGTTCATGATTTTCACAGTATAGTATACCAAGGATATTGTGGCTTAATGAGCTAgtaatggtcatgtaacaatctGATGATAACAGATGTATAATTGTTAACTTGCATTGAGTGAATTGAGTGctaatgctttttttctatattttctgaaTATGTGTAAAGAATCTACAGCTTTTCTCCTTGTCTGACTTTTTTTCAGTTAGATGACCTAATAATGGGCATTTACTGGTCTTTTTTCCCAATAGGTATAAACTTAAATAAGCAGCACCTTTTTTGTGTTGCCCTTAGATTTTGATATCTACTGGCACAGAGCTTTACACTGTAAAATTTTCACAGCCTGCTCCAAAGTCTTCAAGGCAGTTGTCACTTATTATTTGGCTAATACTTCTTCCCATGGTTCTCGAGACACAAAAAACTTGGTAACAAAGTCAGCGGGGATTCCTCATATCTAGTAGGCTGGTATTTAGGAAATGGTATACTAACAGAAGGTCCCTGCAGTGAACTGACCTGCAATCAATGAGTAAAGCATGACCCTCCTTCCCCATCACTGCAataaactgatccatgatcccgCAGGGTACTCCAGGGAATGTATGTTCAGCTTTTTGACATGCAAGGGCTTTTTGAACAACATCACCATCATCTGGAAGCATAAAATCACACAATGCACCTATTACATGTCTTAATGCTGTGTACATGCTATAAGTATTATCGCTTCTTCTGATGGTTTACAGTATTtctgatta is part of the Pyxicephalus adspersus chromosome 3, UCB_Pads_2.0, whole genome shotgun sequence genome and encodes:
- the GALK1 gene encoding galactokinase, translating into MAAPADEARRVFRDTFGGDPEIGVFSPGRVNLIGEHTDYNAGFVLPMALPLITVIVGSRRDDGKICLVTTAEGADKPHKVEFETPSKDHPLVPGTPKWANYSKGVIQHYRAGPVPGFNAVIATSVPLGGGLSSSASLEVATYTFLQQLCPDDGDVVQKALACQKAEHTFPGVPCGIMDQFIAVMGKEGHALLIDCRSLEATPFPLTDPKLSVLITNSNVRHELTGSEYSTRRKQCEEAARALNKESLRDATTEELEAKKENLNAVCYRRARHVITEIERTAKAAQALEKGDYKLFGKLMVESHNSLRYDYEVSCPELDELVSIALEIPGVYGSRMTGGGFGGCTVTLLETSVAEQAKQKIQVKDCTIRYRNCFCNLITQQYYLSH